The following coding sequences are from one Shewanella putrefaciens window:
- the uvrD gene encoding DNA helicase II: protein MDVSSLLDGLNDKQREAVAAPQSSMLVLAGAGSGKTRVLTHRIAWLMQVEQQSPYSILAVTFTNKAAAEMRERVEKVAGTNMGRMWIGTFHGLAHRLLRTHFQDAGLPQSFQILDSDDQVRLIKRILKSLNLDEKQYPPRQAQGYINGKKDQGLRPKHIDAGGFPLEQNLLKIYQVYQESCDRAGLVDFAEILLRAHELWLNKPHLLAHYQERFKHILVDEFQDTNAIQYAWIRVLAGQTANVMIVGDDDQSIYGWRGAQVENLHRFLQDFPTATTIRLEQNYRSKGNILKASNALIANNPERMGKELWTDEADGDPISLYCAFNEMDEARFIVGRINDWHEKGGNLSDCAILYRSNAQSRVLEEALLHKGLAYRIYGGLRFFERQEIKDAMGYLRLINNKDDDAAFERVVNTPPRGIGDRTLDILRSTARQHELTLWQASVRLLDEKVLAGRAANSVRGFMDLIMTMREDTQDMVLYRMADTVIQASGLKAMYEAEKGEKAHARIENLEELVTAARTFELPEELEDMGELNGFLSHAALEAGEGQADAFTDAVQLMTLHSAKGLEFTMVFMAGVEEGIFPSKMALEEGDRLDEERRLCYVGMTRAMEKLYITYAESRRIYGREDYARPSRFIKEIPPQYVDEIRLKAQVSTPMANNRFSTQKSAAANDTGFNVGQRVNHPKFGEGKVTNFEGSGAQARVQVSFTDFGSKWLVVAYARLEAL, encoded by the coding sequence ATGGACGTATCTTCTTTACTAGACGGCCTGAATGACAAGCAGCGCGAGGCTGTCGCGGCACCGCAATCTAGCATGTTAGTGTTGGCGGGCGCGGGCAGTGGTAAAACTCGGGTGTTGACCCACCGTATTGCGTGGCTGATGCAGGTTGAACAGCAGAGTCCTTACTCGATTCTTGCGGTGACGTTTACCAATAAAGCTGCGGCTGAGATGCGCGAGCGAGTTGAAAAAGTCGCTGGCACCAATATGGGCCGCATGTGGATTGGCACGTTCCATGGCTTGGCACATCGCTTGTTGCGCACTCACTTCCAAGATGCGGGTTTACCGCAAAGCTTCCAAATCCTCGATTCTGACGATCAAGTGCGCTTGATCAAACGTATTCTTAAAAGCCTGAATTTGGATGAGAAACAATATCCTCCACGCCAAGCTCAGGGTTATATCAATGGTAAAAAAGACCAAGGATTACGCCCTAAACATATCGATGCGGGCGGTTTTCCGCTTGAGCAGAATCTGCTAAAGATTTATCAGGTTTATCAAGAGTCTTGTGACCGCGCAGGTTTAGTCGATTTTGCCGAAATCCTTTTACGTGCCCATGAGTTATGGCTTAATAAGCCGCATTTGTTGGCGCATTATCAAGAACGCTTTAAGCATATTTTGGTGGACGAGTTCCAAGATACCAACGCTATCCAATATGCGTGGATCCGTGTGCTTGCCGGTCAAACCGCCAATGTGATGATAGTCGGTGATGACGACCAATCGATTTACGGCTGGCGCGGCGCTCAGGTTGAAAACCTGCATCGCTTCCTTCAGGATTTTCCTACTGCAACCACCATTCGCCTCGAGCAAAACTATCGCTCTAAGGGGAATATTCTTAAAGCGTCCAACGCGTTAATCGCCAATAACCCCGAGCGTATGGGCAAAGAGTTATGGACGGATGAAGCCGATGGCGATCCGATTTCGCTCTATTGCGCCTTTAATGAAATGGACGAGGCGCGCTTTATCGTCGGTCGAATTAATGATTGGCACGAAAAGGGCGGCAATCTCAGTGATTGTGCGATTCTCTATCGTTCTAACGCTCAGTCGCGGGTATTGGAAGAAGCCTTGTTACACAAAGGTTTAGCCTATCGTATCTATGGCGGTTTACGCTTCTTCGAACGCCAAGAAATTAAAGATGCCATGGGTTACCTACGGCTGATCAATAACAAAGACGACGATGCGGCGTTTGAGCGTGTGGTGAACACGCCGCCCCGTGGCATTGGCGATCGCACTTTGGATATTTTGCGCTCCACTGCGCGCCAGCATGAGTTAACCCTGTGGCAGGCGAGTGTGCGTTTGCTCGACGAGAAAGTGCTCGCGGGCCGCGCAGCAAATTCTGTGCGTGGTTTCATGGACTTAATCATGACGATGCGTGAAGACACTCAAGATATGGTGCTGTATCGCATGGCCGATACCGTGATCCAAGCTTCGGGTCTTAAGGCCATGTATGAAGCCGAAAAGGGTGAAAAAGCCCACGCTAGAATCGAAAACTTAGAAGAACTCGTCACGGCGGCGCGTACTTTTGAGCTGCCAGAAGAGCTGGAGGACATGGGCGAACTTAACGGTTTCCTGTCCCACGCGGCGCTCGAAGCGGGTGAAGGCCAAGCCGATGCCTTTACCGATGCGGTGCAGCTAATGACACTGCATTCTGCCAAAGGGCTAGAGTTCACTATGGTGTTCATGGCGGGGGTGGAAGAAGGGATTTTCCCGAGTAAAATGGCGCTCGAAGAGGGCGATAGACTCGATGAAGAACGCCGTCTCTGCTATGTGGGCATGACCCGCGCCATGGAAAAACTCTACATTACCTATGCGGAATCGCGCCGTATCTATGGCCGCGAAGATTACGCGCGGCCGTCGCGTTTTATCAAAGAGATCCCGCCGCAATATGTGGATGAAATTCGCCTTAAGGCGCAGGTTTCCACTCCCATGGCAAATAATCGTTTTAGCACTCAAAAGTCGGCAGCGGCAAATGATACGGGCTTTAATGTTGGACAGAGAGTCAATCATCCTAAATTTGGTGAAGGCAAGGTCACCAACTTTGAAGGCAGCGGCGCACAGGCCAGAGTTCAGGTTAGTTTTACCGACTTTGGCAGTAAATGGTTAGTGGTGGCTTACGCTCGTTTAGAAGCGCTTTAA